GAAtgtatattttgtatagtgtgtaaagtattataaacatagcAAGTTTGTACAGGTAAACACCAGTTTTTGTGAAACGAAATCTTAATTGAAATCTTTGGTGGGCTACTTTGATGAAGAAGACTGTTCACTTCTGTTTCTGGTTGCTTTGTCTAAGAACAGAAAGGTGATTGCCATACTTCCCCTTACCTTTGGAGAAAAAAAGTTGTCTTgtgcataaatataaatatatattttttgttgggtggggaaaaaaagctgtgaaattgttcgaCCTACTTTGTAACCAAAGATGCAAAGCTGTGTAATTCAGTTGTTTTGTAATGCACACTTtatgtatttttagttttttttttttttcctttctcctTCACAACAAAATATTTTGTTGGTCTTTAGCATGTTCTGCATGATTTATAATCTTCGAACCACTTTCTTACCTCATGTTTTTATTCAGCACTCTTATTGCATCAGTCTgtgaacaattaaaataaaaaaaatacagcgaGAAGCTGACATTGGAGAGTCAAACGAAAAAATACAAACCCTGGCGTCTTCACTGACTGCATAGACTGAACTGAACGTATCGTCGGTTTGGATTGTGTTTAGAATCTCCTATGCAGACCCTTTTCCTACGTTGACGATTTTCAATCTTTAACCATGACTTTAATATTCCCAAATGTAGTGTACACTGTTTCAATTTGCGAAGGTGAAACTATATCTGCCCATTTTTCAAATCTGATTTGGACCCAGTAAACTGCGTATGGAGAAGTCCGGTATGTCctttctgtgtttgttttttttcctcctcattGCGCCGCCCCACCCCATGCACCTTGACTCTGAAAACGGCGATGTGTCATTGTTGCTGACTGGGCTCGCTTTCCAGATGCCCATTTGTGTGACTGGTTACCGTGGTGAGAGTCTACAACTGCAATATTGTCATTTAGTTTCTGTTTTTGTCTGAAGGAATTGCAAAGTGTTCTGTATGAGCTTTATCACTGAGCCttggaaaaatatatttttacttgAGCAAATCCTGTGCCGCCTCATTTACTCACCCTCACTTTAATCCAAGCATTCTGCTGTCTCGGTTTTTTTTGgcttttatctgtcttcatgccGCTGAAGCCAAATGAGATTCAATGTGCGGAAGCGGAGGCAGAGAACCTGCAGcgatccccccccacccgaggCTGTTCAGTCGCAAATCAAGTTCTTGCAGCTACTTCACTGAACCACCATCAccgcccgcccgccccccccaaagaaaaagTCAATTTTGAAGGGGGTGGGCTGTCAATTTAAAGTCCTGAGCTTGTCATGTCCCTAAAGGAACCCTGGCCCTTTAGCAGAGACTCCAAATGACAAGATCATGGTTATCAGATCGGCGCATTTCCTCCAAGTCGATTACACGGAATTTTGGTTGAAGTTGATCGTTATCATGCCCGCTGGCACATTGAGACACCTgcaggctcccccccccccccagcagggaTACAATACGCTGGAAATTAAATGTCAGGTTCTCTGGAAGATGTAAACAATGTTCCACGCTTCGCTGGCCTGGTCCTGGAGTAGATCAAGTAGAATTCCAAATAAAATTGGGAGTTACTTGGCAATATAGTCTTTGTGCTACTGTGCACAAAGGTAATGTCAAAAAGCAGGGGCTGTGACGCCAGTCTTCTTTTGAAACACTCTGTTTTCCTTTATTTTAGGACTCAACAATGGAAGGACAATAAACAGTTGGTTATGCAATGCGTGCTTGACAGGTCCCACATGTGATCGTGTCATTTGGAACAATGACCATTTTCGTCGGCCACAAACACCGCCGGTGACGTGCAGAGCATGCCGATTGGAGATGTTGCCTCATACCCAGGTCGTCTGGAGAGAATTCTCTCTGAGTCACTCGCCTCTGGGTGATGAGGAGAAAACGAAAAGGCTGCACAGTGAAGGATGAGCCCAGGGCCTTTATCTGCACACAGCACCTCCCCAAgtgtgggggcagggggtggaCAGGTGATAATTAAACAGTGAGTCACCTGCTGCTGCTGTCACCCACCTAACGTTGTCTAGCTCCTCTGTCTTAGATGTGATCTGAAGGTCTTTGTTTCAGCATGCCCAGATAACAGAAATGGCTTGTGGTCTGTCGCCATGAAGTAGAGTCTCAAACTTAGGCCTTGTGTTGCTGCAGATTCATTTTATGCTTTTCAATTACTTCTATTTACCAGCAGTACTTTCAAAAGATTTAGACCCAAAAGTCTCCATCCCACCAGGGTTTTTAGTTCAAACCTTTAGGTCATACCTCAAGCTTTTCTATAAATATAGGCTGGTGGTATGGGGCTCAGTGGATTAAGATGTTGTGAACAGAacattgtgggttcaaatcccagggtgggCGAAGAATTTAGGCCCTTTAACTGTCGCTCcaggaacaaaaaaacaaaacaaatatatattttgtaaaaaagtgtctgctaatgaAATATAAATGGTCATGCTGCAGACGAGATAAAGAATCATTTAAGAAATTCAAGGGACGGACAAGTTTACAGAACACAGACATGTATACGTATTGGGTGTATATgcatagatgttttttttttttgcttgtcctTGACATAACATCTCGCATTGTGTTACAGGGAAACACCCTCATGAAACCAGCATGAGATCTTTGCATAGGACAGCACATAATGTGCTTGCAGAGAAGAACAGGGGGACATCGAGATGGGGTCCAGCAAACCTGGTCTGTCCTGCTGGAGGCAGCATTTAAAGTCTCCGGAAGTCCTGGCCTTTTGTGTCATGCTTTCAGTTATCCTCGTATTCCCGCAGTCTTACCAGCCCTGTCTTCCCTTCGGAAGCGGAGTGCCGACTCCAGACTTCCGAAAAACTACCCGGGATAAACCATAAAGTCTGTGAAATTTGCACGGCCACATCGCAAAGCCGACTAACGCGAGTAAATGCAGCAGGAGACCAAGAATGCGGTGTTGGGAGGTGTGTGTTTGTTGTCATGAAACCCTTGGTAACTCATTGAGCAACATCTCAGGAGCGTCGAGGCCTCTGGTGACAGTTTGTGTTGCAGAAAGCGTCAAGTTCCCACAGGCCCGAACGACCGCGCTCCTCTCAAAGaccttcctcatcccacaatgCAGAATGGCACGTACATGCGGTCCGCAGAACACCAGAAAGGAAACGCTGCATTGCACCCAATTCTAAACTCGTTCAGACAAGCTTATAGGAAAATACTATTACAGAAAAGCTAATTACATTTAGCTTGAAGACCGGCTAATTTCACATGCATGAATATTTCTATCCATTCGTCTTTCATCCACTTATCAGGTATCAGGGATTGGGGGTGGGAGCCTATTACAGGCAGCATAGGACACAAGGAAGGGGAAACACCCCCGgaaggggtgccagtccattccAGCACACGCACAGTTGCACAATGGGAGACACCAGTTCAGCTaagtgcatgtctttggactgcaggagaaaaCTCACacaacatagggagaacatgtgaACTACATGCATTGAGCTGCACTGAGAAAACATCCCACAGATCATGAGCACCATCTCAGAAACAAGAATTTGTAGAGTGACGCTAACAGGTCAACATCTCGATGTTACATTTTAGTAGGATATAGGAGGATGTCGAAAAACAAGCCAGCAAGAACAACGTGGCACATTTATTTGAAACATTCTTATAAAACAgacaaaatagtttttttttttttttttgtttttaaaatggtTTTGTAAAGGATGCTGAGTAAGTGAAGTCATTTTCTGGTGCATACTGCTTACACTGCTTCCTGGCACCAAACGAAGCTCAATGGAAACCGTGGACAATGTAACGTCCTCCACATTCCAAAATAAAACacggtaaaataaaaaaaaaagtaaaattagCCCTGACAAATGTAGAGGATGTTCCCAAAGAACAAAAAAACTGAAACGCATTAACAATGCTCATATAATcaggaaaataaacattttaaaaattgaaacaaaaatatatcattTGCGAGGAACATCGACTCCGGATATCTGCTGAGTTTAAAGGGATGTGCAGTCTGTCCTTGTTCCTCGCCTTGTCCTCATACGATGGCCCCCTGAAAAATGACTGGATTGAATAAAATGCTGGTCGTCAACATCTCTGACTTGTCCCTGTGGCCCAGGtctggtgtgtgtgggtgatgTCAGGACGGGAGGGGGCCGCGTCTGCCCGtttgccccctcccaccccaaacgGTCCTGCgttttcccccccccccgcgaacGTCCACGCCGGAGGACAGGCTAACCCACGGTGACGAAGCGGCTGCTTCTGCCGTCCCGGGCAGCCGTGCGCCGCTCCTTCAGGATGCGGAAACGCTCATTCAGGGTCATCGCGGTCTGGTGGCACCGGGACACAGCATGCAAGAAGCAGGTAAAACCGACAattcaaacaaaataaaaagagcATAGACTGCAACCATGTCATTATGGCACTTAATGAAGAAAACATTAGgaaaaaaatcagctaaactaaTACTGTGAAATGACAGACATTTTTTGAAATAAAAATACTactgaaattgaataaaattaaTTCTCTTCACCTCCAACCCCCAGAGGTCAGTGACTGGGGTGACTGGGGTGACTGGCCTGGAAACATTTAAGCTGGTGGAATAGTCACCTGCTTGCCCACGCTGTTAATGTCGAACTGGAGCGGCACTCCCTTGGGGGGGGCCTTCTccacctccccctcctcctcttcctcctttagCGAACCTGGGGTTGGAATGTGGGGGTGCAATGTCCATGATCGGGGTGGCCTGTGGATCAGAGTAGAACATTCCATATTCAACACTCTACTTGGTAAAGAGAGAgataaaagaaaaaatctaCTTGGACTTCGAATAACAGAGAGACTAATCGTCTATGTAAGACGCACTCAGGCTGCGTTCTGGCTGTTGGGTTGTCAATGGACACCGTCAAAATTCCAGTGTTAGTTGTCGAGGTGCGCCACCTAGTGGGTAGAGGGAGAAAATTCTCAAACTCCAAgctccccccccacaaaaaaaaaatatgcgcTTCACACTCCACTCTTCAAGAGAGAAGGAttttctacccccccccccccccaaacataaaAGTCAATAAATTTTCAAACATAAATGATAAAATACCCATTTAATAAAGCATATAATTAAACAGAATGAATGGAAATTATTTTCTCTCTAATACTAGGGGCactcaatgtttttattttttttatctgagtaTAACTGAAATGGGGGGGGTACTTACGGGCGTGTCCTTTGTGTGGCTGGGGGTGCAGGGGGGCTTTGCACTTGGGTGCAGACCTAAGAATTGAGAAATAGAGGGGGCAAGGAAGGGAGAGAGTGTTTATCTCCAAGACAGACAGGGGCCAGCGGATAGGAGAGGCTGCATCCAGCAAGGTGTGGGGTCGATACCTTGAGGCCCCTCCGGTAGAGGAAGGTGGCTTGCCTGGCGTCCCTCTGGGTCTGGTGGATTGGAGCTGGGGTCCTAAACAAAAAGCGAAGGGTGGGGGCTCCCACCAGAACTCATTGTGATGATTCACCCGTGTTAGCCACTTTTCTGTTCCACACTTGTGTGAAGAACAAGTATGGCGAGATCCAGAAACCGTCACAGGCATCTGCGCCCAGTTAAATGATCTCCATGTTCTAATTAAACATTAGAAACAGTGTGTATGTTTGCTCACTACCTGCGCAGCTGGATGGGTCTGTGCAGACCTGCGGCAGCTGCCCTCTGTGCATCTGTCTGCCGGGACGCCTGCCTCTGGATGTCCGTCTGCCTGTTTAGTGTTGCACGATGCTTAACGAGGGTCCGCGGTCTCtgatttttttggtggggggataTAGGAGAGAGAAGAGAAAAGTGAGGTAAGAAAGAAGGCGTGAGAGGGTTAAATCATCACCCTTGCAATGGAAAtgccccccccaaaagaaaaaGATGTTCATGTTCTGATTCCAGGTCAACGTAAGAGCACAGCACAGAGACAAGAAGGTCTTATCTACTGTTTACCGTCGACTCGGATCACATGGCCCCAATCAATACAAATCAGCAGACTCCACACGGGCGTCCGCACGTGGAGGGCGCCATCGATGATGGACTGATGAGGTCACGTGACATGGGGTGAATCGGGGACACCCGTGACTCCAAGGCCCTAGAGCTGGCGCCATCGGCCACCTCCTACATAACTGACCCATTTCTCTGCCCTAGTGGCAACATAACCTGAATTAGCCCCATAAACTAGCCAACAGTACAGATGGATTTTTACACAACTGCTACAGATTAAACGCTTAGGACCAACTTTCaatttaaaacaacaacataaatAACAATACACAAAAACAATGGCAATAATAGTAAATGCTTTACCAGAAGTGCAAATGTATTTGTTTGACTTTTAGTTTTTCTTATTATTTTGTCTTTTAAATGtgcttttaatgttttatttaaatatgttaTTCTGcctttgtaaagcactttgaattgccTTGCATCTAAATCATCCTATTAAAATAAACTTGCCTTGCTAGAGGAAAATATTTGAACAAATTAAGTTAAGCTACGTGTGTGTAACTTTAATGTGGCTTGGGTTAGTCATTTCAAAGAATAATAATATACTGTCAATGTGTTTGCTATTTTTTACAGTTGTATCTGGATGAATGACTTGTCGGACTCGCTCATCTTGCACCCCTTGGCAGAAAAGCCTGGAGTTGTCTATGAGCCAGCGGAGGAAGGGCACTGAACTCTACCTACTGCTCGCCGTACCTGAGTCAGTGCCGGTCGGTTAAACGGAGCGACACCTTTGCGGAGTGCAGCACTTCGTCGAGCCGCTAATCCAGTGATGACCCCTTGTCCTCGGCGCCGTCCAACAACAGCGGCGATTTTTCGCCCTCGTGATCCTAGCCGTGCTGAACCTGCTCCTGCAGAAGAGGAAGGGGTTAACAGCCTGGGAATCGATGATCTGTGCGTATATCAATCCTTTAAGTGATGAACAAGGACAGGAATACAACCATTTCTTAAGCAGTTAAGAAATATATGCCATAAAAATGCACGGCTGTGCCAATTTATTTAGGCTTTCAGAATGACCTTTGCTTTTACCCTTTGACAAATACAGGTATCACTTATAATTGAGAACCAGACAATTACAACCCATTGGTCAACATGACTATTGCGCTGAAAGTATTTGATTGCTAAATAATGCTTAACATGGATGATATATCAACTGGAATTGTCCTtcctgttcaaaaaaaaaaaaaaaaagatttaatctTGTGTCGTGCATGTAGTTTTCCCTTTAAAAGTCTTAAATCTGACTGCTGTGATTTGCCTAGTTTGCAAAAAGCTATGGATGGGTCAATTTGTGTGGACCGGAGGGAAACTTCCCAGAAAAGGTTTCAGTACCTCTCtgcgcagctcctccaggccaggATCCGACTCTCCTTCCCTGCTGAAAATGGCCATTTGCCCGGAGCTTGTGGTTTCCTGCTCTAATAGTCTTCTGCTCTTTCCTGTTCAGCTTAATTATGTCATCTGCAGATGACAACAGAGCGAGTTTGACTTACTGGATATGAACTGAACAGCAAGCAGGTAATAAGGGCACTGTGATATTTAATATGTGCCATAAATCAAGTATTACAGTTCAGTAACACTGATATAGAACACAATTTGATTTATTAAATCCCCGCACAACAGGGTGCTTAAAAAGTAACATCATACGGTAAAGTGGGTTAAAAACACGTTAATGACATAATGGGTTATAAAACCGTCGGTTTTCTGCTCGATCCAATGAACGTGTCTTTTTTGAAGGTAAATTTCTTGCTAACATATCCCCGTTAACTCCTCTATCACTGTGAAGGAC
This genomic interval from Brienomyrus brachyistius isolate T26 chromosome 21, BBRACH_0.4, whole genome shotgun sequence contains the following:
- the LOC125716332 gene encoding UAP56-interacting factor-like isoform X1 is translated as MRLLILMDGGLIVNGAEPYISLSLLKSKKNNQELSQNSMSGVGFNSGGSTGLRAGLGPGESSEGIDKIDMSLDDIIKLNRKEQKTIRAGNHKLRANGHFQQGRRVGSWPGGAAQRGAGSARLGSRGRKIAAVVGRRRGQGVITGLAARRSAALRKGVAPFNRPALTQRPRTLVKHRATLNRQTDIQRQASRQTDAQRAAAAGLHRPIQLRRTPAPIHQTQRDARQATFLYRRGLKVCTQVQSPPAPPATQRTRPWRTSTTNTGILTVSIDNPTARTQPEPPRSWTLHPHIPTPGSLKEEEEEGEVEKAPPKGVPLQFDINSVGKQTAMTLNERFRILKERRTAARDGRSSRFVTVGGHRMRTRRGTRTDCTSL
- the LOC125716332 gene encoding UAP56-interacting factor-like isoform X2, which gives rise to MRLLILMDGGLIVNGAEPYISLSLLKSKKNNQELSQNSMSGVGFNSGGSTGLRAGLGPGESSEGIDKIDMSLDDIIKLNRKEQKTIRAGNHKLRANGHFQQGRRVGSWPGGAAQRGAGSARLGSRGRKIAAVVGRRRGQGVITGLAARRSAALRKGVAPFNRPALTQRPRTLVKHRATLNRQTDIQRQASRQTDAQRAAAAGLHRPIQLRRTPAPIHQTQRDARQATFLYRRGLKVCTQVQSPPAPPATQRTRPWRTSTTNTGILTVSIDNPTARTQPEPPRSWTLHPHIPTPGSLKEEEEEGEVEKAPPKGVPLQFDINSVGKQTAMTLNERFRILKERRTAARDGRSSRFVTVG